Proteins encoded together in one Deinococcus aerius window:
- a CDS encoding RtcB family protein: MNGKLVTKLGFEKKAVALALAAATQRERAGLGREEILNELRAVQDNPGAFLPGGVYADLAAELTAQRAKADARRGAELRPTPLPYRVWGEDLIEPGARQQMDVAMVLPISRAGALMPDAHVGYGLPIGGVLAAEDAVIPYGVGVDIGCSMRLSVLPLKPDALGTDEARRLLLKHTRFGAGVGFEKRDREDHEVLHEQTWREQPLLRHLFDKAAEQIGTSGSGNHFVEFGTLTLAQPDLGLEAGEYLAILSHSGSRGFGAQVANHYTKVAQALHPNLDAAARKLAWLPLGTEDGEGYWQAMNLAGRYALANHELIHRRLARALNVDPLTTVSNSHNLAWRQRVGEHDLIVHRKGATPAERGQLGLIPGSMADPGFVVRGLGNPDALASASHGAGRQMGRKAAANTLAKKDVQTYLRERGVTLIGGGIDEAPQAYKRIEHVLARQRDLVDVVAQFTPRVVRMDTGSEDV; this comes from the coding sequence ATGAACGGAAAACTAGTGACGAAGCTGGGCTTCGAGAAAAAGGCCGTGGCCCTCGCCCTCGCCGCCGCCACCCAGCGCGAGCGGGCGGGGCTGGGCCGCGAGGAGATTCTGAACGAGCTGCGTGCGGTGCAGGACAATCCGGGCGCGTTCCTCCCGGGTGGCGTGTATGCGGACCTCGCCGCCGAACTCACCGCCCAGCGAGCGAAGGCGGACGCCCGCCGCGGCGCCGAACTCCGCCCCACGCCGCTGCCCTACCGCGTGTGGGGCGAGGACCTGATCGAGCCGGGCGCCCGGCAACAGATGGACGTGGCGATGGTGCTGCCCATCTCGCGTGCCGGGGCCCTGATGCCCGATGCCCACGTGGGCTACGGTCTGCCCATCGGCGGGGTGCTTGCCGCCGAGGACGCCGTGATTCCCTACGGGGTGGGCGTGGACATCGGCTGCTCCATGCGCCTGAGCGTGCTGCCCCTGAAGCCTGACGCGCTGGGCACCGACGAGGCGCGCCGCCTGCTCCTGAAGCACACCCGCTTCGGCGCAGGGGTCGGCTTCGAGAAACGCGACCGCGAGGACCACGAGGTTCTGCACGAACAGACCTGGCGCGAGCAGCCCCTCCTGCGCCACCTCTTCGACAAGGCCGCCGAGCAGATCGGCACGAGCGGCAGCGGCAACCATTTCGTCGAGTTCGGCACCCTGACGCTCGCTCAGCCCGACCTGGGCTTGGAGGCGGGCGAGTACCTAGCCATCCTGTCGCACAGCGGCTCGCGCGGCTTCGGGGCGCAGGTGGCGAACCACTACACCAAGGTCGCGCAGGCCCTGCACCCGAACCTCGACGCCGCCGCCCGCAAGCTCGCCTGGCTGCCCCTGGGCACCGAGGACGGCGAGGGCTACTGGCAGGCGATGAACCTCGCCGGACGCTACGCCCTCGCCAACCACGAGCTGATCCACCGCCGCCTCGCCCGCGCCCTGAACGTGGACCCCCTCACCACCGTGAGCAACAGCCACAACCTCGCCTGGCGTCAGCGGGTAGGCGAACACGACCTGATTGTTCACCGCAAGGGCGCCACACCCGCCGAACGCGGCCAACTCGGCCTGATCCCCGGCAGCATGGCTGACCCCGGCTTCGTGGTGCGCGGCCTCGGCAACCCCGACGCCCTCGCCAGCGCCAGCCACGGCGCGGGCCGCCAGATGGGGCGCAAGGCGGCGGCCAACACCCTCGCCAAGAAGGACGTGCAGACGTACCTGCGGGAACGCGGCGTCACCCTGATCGGTGGCGGCATCGACGAGGCCCCCCAGGCCTACAAACGCATCGAACACGTGCTCGCCCGCCAGCGCGACCTGGTGGACGTGGTGGCCCAGTTCACCCCCCGGGTGGTGCGGATGGACACGGGGAGTGAGGACGTGTAG
- a CDS encoding M20/M25/M40 family metallo-hydrolase, protein MTQAELTAHIERGLEDLRDLVALESVSAQGRMLPETAAFVTRLLEAEGFRVREYPGEVAPVLVAEAGEGPATLLIYNHYDVQPEDPVELWESPPFQLTERGGRLYGRGASDDKGEFASRLAAIRVVKERHGGTLPLRVRWLIEGEEEVGSPSLERFVTEHAEELRADGCWWEFGGIDPDGRPVLSLGLKGVMCVELRCRVAASDLHSSLGAVIDNPLYRLARAVASLRDDTGRITIPGFYDDVREASEADRAAIARIPGDGQAVRDTYGVTRPLATGPEYHERLNLHPVVNVNGWGGGYEGEGSKTVLPAHGFVKLDFRLVPDQDPARVLELLRVHLDAQGLTDVEIVELEAHQKPARADAGHPFVRACIAAAREAYGVEPIVQPSSGGSGPMQPFQEALGVPCVAAGIGNIGGRVHAPNENILREHFGQGVAFGVALLERLAGGLG, encoded by the coding sequence GTGACCCAAGCTGAATTGACGGCCCACATCGAGCGCGGCCTCGAAGACCTGCGCGACCTCGTCGCCCTGGAGAGCGTGTCGGCGCAGGGGCGGATGCTGCCCGAGACGGCGGCCTTCGTGACCCGGCTGCTGGAGGCCGAGGGCTTCCGCGTGCGCGAGTACCCCGGCGAGGTGGCCCCCGTCCTCGTCGCCGAGGCGGGTGAGGGGCCTGCCACGCTGCTGATCTACAACCACTACGACGTGCAGCCCGAAGACCCCGTTGAGCTGTGGGAGAGCCCGCCCTTTCAGCTCACGGAGCGGGGCGGGCGGCTGTACGGGCGCGGCGCCTCGGACGACAAGGGGGAGTTCGCCTCGCGCCTGGCGGCGATCCGCGTGGTGAAGGAGCGGCACGGCGGCACCCTCCCCCTCCGCGTCCGCTGGCTGATCGAGGGTGAGGAGGAGGTCGGCAGTCCCTCGCTGGAACGCTTCGTGACCGAGCACGCGGAGGAACTGCGGGCGGACGGCTGCTGGTGGGAATTTGGCGGCATCGACCCCGACGGGCGGCCCGTCCTCTCGCTGGGGCTCAAGGGCGTGATGTGCGTGGAGCTGCGCTGCCGGGTGGCGGCCTCGGACCTGCATAGCAGCCTGGGCGCCGTGATTGACAACCCGCTGTACCGCCTCGCCCGCGCGGTCGCCTCCCTAAGAGACGACACCGGGCGCATCACCATCCCCGGCTTCTATGACGACGTGCGGGAGGCATCCGAGGCGGACCGGGCGGCCATCGCGCGGATTCCCGGGGACGGGCAGGCCGTGCGTGACACTTACGGCGTCACCCGCCCTCTGGCGACCGGCCCGGAGTATCACGAGCGCCTGAACCTCCACCCCGTCGTCAACGTGAATGGCTGGGGCGGCGGGTACGAGGGGGAGGGCAGCAAGACAGTTCTACCCGCCCACGGGTTCGTCAAGCTCGACTTCCGGCTGGTGCCCGATCAGGACCCGGCGCGGGTGCTGGAGTTGCTGCGGGTCCACCTCGACGCGCAGGGGCTCACGGACGTGGAGATCGTCGAGTTGGAGGCGCACCAGAAGCCTGCACGGGCGGACGCGGGGCATCCCTTCGTGCGGGCGTGCATTGCGGCGGCGCGGGAGGCGTATGGGGTGGAGCCGATTGTGCAGCCGTCCAGCGGGGGGAGTGGGCCGATGCAGCCCTTTCAGGAGGCGCTGGGGGTGCCGTGCGTGGCGGCGGGGATCGGGAATATCGGCGGGCGGGTCCACGCGCCGAACGAGAACATCCTGCGGGAGCACTTCGGGCAGGGAGTGGCGTTCGGGGTGGCGTTGCTGGAGAGGTTGGCGGGTGGGTTGGGGTGA